A part of Aspergillus flavus chromosome 1, complete sequence genomic DNA contains:
- a CDS encoding putative pantothenate transporter encodes MSFLFPNPFLLTSLQNNEPDKMSNPEKFPLSDTDEKPDTLHREYTLGQDGVKSPQHQGDYSGARKKTDPVEIRLVRKLDTWIMPTLWLMYWLNYLDRNAIALARLNDLEEDLNLSSSEYQTCVSILFVGYLLGQVPSNMLITRVRPSWYMSGCMALWAVVSALTALAKDFKGLLLVRFFLGVTGALYMLSIFYTRKEIATRISILYTGNILATAFAGLIAAGIFHGMDNLAGISGWQWLFILQGAVTFLIAVLSIFTLPDDPLVTRWLTEEERTLAHERIVADTVGARHQTSTFSGLKEAARDPKIWLFAFMQHMHLAANGFKNFFPTAVETLGFSTTITLVLTCPPYLIAGLISVVWSWSSGRFNERTWHITVAKAIAIFGFILGCATLNTGARYFAMVVFAIGTYAVNSIVLGWVSSTCGQTKEKKASSLAIVNTIANASFVWTPVCFLFFLSLFLLW; translated from the exons ATGTCCTTCCTGTTCCCAAATCCATTCCTTCTTACCTCTCTCCAGAATAACGAGCCTGACAAGATGTCTAACCCAGAGAAATTCCCTCTCTCAGACACAGACGAAAAGCCTGACACCCTCCACCGCGAGTACACCCTGGGTCAAGATGGAGTCAAGTCCCCACAGCACCAGGGCGACTACTCCGGTGCACGGAAGAAAACAGACCCTGTGGAGATTCGTCTGGTCCGCAAGCTGGATACGTGGATCATGCCCACCTTATGGCTCATGTACTGGCTCAACTACCTTGACCGTAATGCCATCGCCCTGGCACGGTTGAATGACCTCGAGGAGGATCTGAACTTGTCGTCGTCGGAGTATCAGACTTGTGTTTCAATCTTATTTGTGGGATATCTCTTGGGACAGGTTCCGAGCA ATATGTTGATTACGAGGGTGAGACCCTCGTGGTATATGTCTGGATGCATGGCTCTGTGGGCTGTTGTTAGCGCTCTTACAGCTCTTGCGAAGGACTTCAAGGGACTGTTACTTGTCAGGTTCTTTCTCGGTGTTACTG GAGCTCTTTACATGCTGTCGATCTTCTACACACGAAAAGAAATCGCCACTCGCATCTCGATTCTGTACACAGGCAACATCCTAGCAACCGCCTTCGCCGGCCTCATCGCAGCAGGCATCTTCCACGGCATGGATAACCTCGCCGGCATCAGTGGCTGGCAATggctcttcatcctccaagGCGCAGTCACCTTCCTCATTGCCGTCCTATCAATCTTCACCCTCCCCGACGATCCCCTAGTCACCCGCTGGctcaccgaagaagaaagaacacTAGCCCACGAACGCATCGTAGCAGATACCGTCGGCGCGCGCCACCAAACCAGCACATTCAGCGGCTTGAAAGAGGCCGCCCGAGACCCGAAGATCTGGCTCTTCGCTTTCATGCAACATATGCATCTGGCCGCGAACGGCTTCAAGAATTTCTTCCCCACTGCCGTCGAGACATTGGGCTTCTCGACGACTATTACGCTCGTGCTGACTTGTCCACCGTACTTGATTGCCGGGTTAATCTCGGTGGTTTGGTCGTGGAGCTCTGGTAGGTTTAATGAGAGGACCTGGCATATTACTGTTGCCAAGGCGATTGCTATCTTCGGTTTCATCTTGGGCTGCGCGACACTCAATACCGGGGCGAGATACTTCGCCATGGTTGTTTTTGCGATTGGTACTTATGCCGTTAATAGTATTGTGTTGGGCTGGGTGAGTAGTACGTGTGGTCAGActaaggagaagaaggcttcgTCGTTGGCTATTGTTAATACTATTGCTAATGCTTCGTTTGTTTGGACGCCGGtatgtttccttttttttctttctctatttCTACTATGGTGA
- a CDS encoding putative very-long-chain acyl-CoA synthetase family protein, with product MISTAAAVAGGATLAAYLNAKFHIAKDVSSLLNVRRSEREYARAVSQKQGNIWFFFKETADRYPDMVCIWTRERSYTYREILAFSNQYAHFFLSKGVKKGDLVAFYLQNRAEFIFAWLGLWSIGCAPAAINYNLSGDALLHCLKISGAKLVLVDDDDECRARIDERKSTIEGDLGMELITVDPTFTTTVLSRFPTDVPENGRLALNMDGEYPAILLYTSGTTGMPKGCAFTMSRLYTTVLLRSNGMVTDKPGPDGDRWYSCMPLYHGTSAIAMINCVVSGRGIGLGKKFSVRQFWSDIRDSESTFFVYVGEAARYLLAAPPSPDDRNHRVRCMYGNGLRPDVWDKFRERFGVPEVGEFFNSTEGIFALFNYNTGPFTTGSVGHHGLIMRLLLNNVFIPVAIDPNTGDVLRDPKTGFVVRAPYETGGEIIVNVPNKEAFQGYWKNEDATSKKFLRDVFRKGDIYYRSGDALRRQSDGRWYFLDRLGDTFRWKSENVATAEVAEVLGQYPGILEANVYGVTVPHHEGRAGCAALQISPEAKANFNFQELAKFARSRLPKYAVPVFLRIVESSTHIHNHKQNKVPLRDEGVDPDRTGTKVTEGKEDQFYWLPPGELSYKKFGRGDWEVLQSGKARL from the exons ATGATATCTACAGCAGCTGCAGTCGCTGGTGGAGCGACATTGGCGGCGTACCTCAACGCCAAATTCCACATCGCTAAGGATGTCTCCAGCCTTTTGAATGTCCGAAGGAGCGAGCGCGAGTATGCACGCGCCGTCTCCCAGAAACAAGGCAATatctggttcttcttcaaagaaaccGCTGATCGATATCCCGATATGGTCTGCATCTGGACGCGGGAGCGATCATACACATATCGTGAAATACTGGCATTCTCAAATCAATACGCGCACTTCTTTTTATCAAAAGGTGTGAAGAAAGGTGATCTTGTGGCCTTTTATTTGCAGAACCGGGCCGAGTTCATCTTCGCGTGGCTTGGGTTGTGGAGTATTGGATGCGCGCCAGCGGCGATCAACTATAACTTGTCGGGCGATGCATTGCTGCATTGTTTGAAGATCAGTGGCGCCaagctggtgctggtggatgatgatgatgagtgCCGTGCCCGCATAGACGAGCGCAAATCCACAATTGAGGGCGACCTCGGGATGGAGCTTATCACTGTAGATCCTACGTTTACTACTACTGTGCTGTCGCGATTTCCCACGGACGTTCCTGAGAATGGCCGTCTGGCATTGAACATGGACGGCGAGTACCCAGCTATTCTCCTCTACACATCCGGCACTACGGGCATGCCGAAAGGCTGTGCCTTCACCATGTCCCGGTTATATACCACGGTTCTCCTACGCTCTAATGGCATGGTGACGGACAAACCAGGCCCCGACGGCGATCGTTGGTACAGCTGTATGCCCCTTTACCACGGCACATCTGCAATTGCCATGATCAACTGCGTTGTTAGCGGAAGGGGTATTGGTCTGGGTAAGAAATTCAGTGTGCGGCAGTTCTGGAGTGACATTCGGGATTCTGAATCGACGTTTTTCGTTTATGTCGGAGAGGCAGCACGCTATCTACTCGCTGCACCACCATCGCCTGATGATCGAAACCATCGGGTGCGTTGTATGTACGGCAACGGCCTACGTCCGGATGTTTGGGACAAGTTCCGAGAACGCTTTGGCGTACCAGAAGTTGGAGAGTTTTTCAATAGCACAGAAGGCATCTTCGCGTTGTTCAACTACAACACTGGCCCCTTTACGACCGGCAGTGTCGGTCACCACGGACTGATCATGCGTTTGCTGTTGAACAATGTATTCATTCCGGTGGCCATTGACCCGAATACAGGCGATGTCCTCCGCGATCCCAAAACGGGGTTTGTCGTGCGAGCCCCTTACGAGACGGGCGGTGAAATCATCGTGAATGTTCCAAACAAAGAGGCCTTCCAGGGCTACTGGAAGAATGAGGATGCGACCTCCAAGAAGTTCCTGCGCGATGTGTTCCGCAAGGGCGATATTTACTATAGATCGGGCGATGCTTTGCGCCGTCAATCAGATGGCCGGTGGTACTTCTTGGACCGCTTGGGAGATACGTTCCGGTGGAAGAGCGAGAATGT TGCTACCGCAGAAGTTGCCGAAGTCCTTGGTCAATATCCCGGCATCCTCGAAGCCAATGTTTACGGCGTCACGGTTCCACACCACGAAGGACGCGCGGGCTGCGCAGCCCTTCAGATAAGCCCGGAGGCTAAGGCAAACTTCAACTTCCAAGAGCTTGCCAAATTCGCTCGTTCCCGACTTCCTAAGTACGCTGTCCCGGTGTTCCTGCGCATCGTGGAGAGCTCGACCCATATCCACAATCATAAACAGAACAAAGTGCCGCTACGAGATGAAGGCGTCGACCCAGATAGGACCGGGACTAAGGTCACGGAGGGCAAGGAAGATCAATTCTACTGGCTGCCCCCAGGTGAGCTGTCATATAAGAAGTTTGGAAGGGGCGATTGGGAGGTATTACAGAGTGGTAAGGCTCgactatag
- a CDS encoding putative flavoprotein (steroid monooxygenase, putative), producing the protein MTQSPSKPDYDILIVGAGFSGIFLLYQLRKLGYRCKIYETAPDLGGVWYWNTYPGARVDTESFVYQLSIPEAWKDWDWKERFPGRDELQAYFHHLDKVLDIKKDVEFETRVVGAQFDRDSALWKVKTDNGKTTTSRFFLPCVGTVTKQYVPDFPGLQSFQGEIYHSSAWPREGVDVKGKKLAVIGTGPSGVQIIQEWAKEADTLTVFQRTPNLALPMGQEIYTVEDQARIRSRYPQVFEDRAKTFSGNLEDFLPTKLFDVPTAERAALFEANWKKGGFSFILDNYSDILLDEKANRELYNFWAKKTRERIVDPRKKDLLAPLEPFHALGAKRSSLEQDYFEQFNRPNVDIVNLREVKIAEVKPTGIATSDGNFYPVDAIAIATGFDAVTGPITNMGLINTDGTSLAEEWKDGVHNYLGMASHGYPNMFWIYGVHGPTGLSNGPVAIELQGQWVIDAIQKIDKSGLSYVEPTVEAEQKWKELVTQITDMTLLPAVDSWYMGANIPGKKREHLNFPGGLALYEQQCRQALEGWEGFQTV; encoded by the coding sequence ATGACACAATCTCCCTCCAAACCAGATTATGAtatcctcatcgtcggcgCTGGGTTCTCTGGGATTTTCCTCCTATACCAGCTTCGCAAGCTAGGCTATAGGTGCAAAATATATGAGACTGCGCCAGACCTCGGCGGGGTATGGTACTGGAACACCTACCCCGGTGCCCGTGTAGATACAGAGAGTTTTGTCTACCAGCTGTCTATCCCAGAAGCATGGAAGGACTGGGACTGGAAGGAAAGATTCCCCGGGCGTGACGAGTTGCAGGCATATTTCCACCATCTGGATAAAGTGCTCGATATTAAGAAAGATGTCGAGTTCGAAACAAGAGTTGTTGGAGCGCAGTTCGACCGGGATAGCGCCCTGTGGAAGGTGAAAACCGATAATGGGAAAACCACGACTTCGCGGTTCTTTTTACCCTGCGTTGGAACTGTGACAAAGCAATATGTGCCTGATTTCCCTGGTTTACAGTCTTTCCAGGGAGAGATATATCATTCCTCAGCCTGGCCGCGGGAGGGGGTTGATGTGAAAGGGAAGAAGCTCGCTGTTATTGGAACCGGGCCCAGTGGAGTCCAGATTATCCAAGAATGGGCCAAGGAAGCAGACACTCTTACTGTTTTTCAACGAACGCCAAATCTAGCGCTTCCCATGGGCCAGGAGATCTATACAGTGGAGGACCAAGCACGTATCCGTTCTCGCTACCCACAGGTCTTTGAAGACAGAGCGAAGACATTTAGTGGGAATTTGGAGGATTTCCTACCGACGAAATTGTTCGATGTTCCAACTGCGGAGCGGGCGGCCTTGTTCGAGGCGAACTGGAAGAAGGGTGGATTTTCGTTTATTCTGGACAATTACTCGGACATATTGCTTGATGAAAAGGCAAACCGTGAGTTATACAATTTCTGGGCGAAGAAGACACGCGAGAGGATAGTTGATCCCAGGAAAAAGGATCTTCTGGCTCCGCTGGAACCATTTCATGCTCTCGGGGCGAAACGTTCATCGTTAGAGCAGGATTATTTCGAACAGTTTAATCGACCAAACGTTGATATTGTCAATCTCCGTGAAGTCAAGATCGCTGAGGTCAAACCCACCGGTATCGCTACCAGCGATGGAAACTTTTATCCTGTCGATGCTATTGCCATAGCTACCGGGTTTGATGCAGTCACTGGTCCTATCACGAATATGGGCCTTATAAACACGGACGGCACGTCGTTGGCTGAGGAGTGGAAGGATGGCGTCCACAACTACTTAGGCATGGCGAGCCATGGTTATCCAAATATGTTTTGGATCTACGGAGTTCATGGACCTACGGGGCTCAGTAATGGTCCGGTAGCTATTGAGCTTCAGGGCCAGTGGGTTATTGATGCGATTCAAAAGATCGATAAGAGCGGATTGTCATACGTGGAACCTACCGTTGAAGCAGAGCAGAAGTGGAAAGAGCTGGTAACCCAGATTACTGATATGACCTTGTTGCCAGCCGTGGACTCCTGGTATATGGGAGCTAATATACCTGGCAAGAAGCGAGAACATTTGAATTTCCCAGGTGGCCTGGCACTGTATGAACAGCAGTGTCGACAGGCTTTGGAAGGATGGGAGGGGTTTCAAACTGTGTAG
- a CDS encoding beta subunit of N-methylhydantoinase A/acetone carboxylase: MTKYRIGVDVGGTNTDAAIIDILGIDSPSRGVCASTKTPTTSDVTSGIYTAIQKVLEQSRVDRQDVVSVAIGTTHFVNAVVQADSSRLSKVAVVRLCGPFTRQVPPFTEFPSDLKGIMGGPVFYLDGGLEIDGREIAPLNVEQIKATVKNIQDAGIKMVALLGVFSPLDHNGIHEETCKKLMLDLDPSLSIVCSHSIGRIGFLERENATILNASILAFARKTVRAFCSAMAKLQLRCPLYLTQNDGTLTDAATAAEMPIKTFASGPTNSMTGAAFLANLDRGGGSKQFDRQVLVVDIGGTTTDVCALLPSGFPRQASNFVEVGGVRTAFSMPEVLSVGLGGGSRVVVNEQTGVVSVGPESVGHYLTSRAMAFGGDVMTATDIVAASAKADIGDRKMVEQIPAQVVTKAREQIRKILERAIDGVKISDQPVVLLLVGGGSVIHMDALNGVTECIMPPHHDSANAVGAAIAKVAGEIDVIELLEGRDEKQVFEAAKQRAIDAAVSRGAERDGVKIATIEKIPLAYATNKATRLVIKAIGNLAPVDIDNQASESNTFQDNINDNLEGNEKEPSKSNKRRETPHFAAKPSLQIDLDTYQPDVRNNTWYISPVDLEFMAAGTGVLGTGGGGPSRIQYLHCLQFLQAPGYAGNMRVVKPASLRDSDVCVMGSWFGAPSVSSERLSAGTELALAIESCAQVTGKKDFHAIVTDEIGGGNGLSAFPSGVMYDIPVVDGDLMGRAYPTLEHCTPYVYGFSSTPCAVADGRGNVSIILHAESNRRAETMARSQCVDLGNRVALSTAPLTGAQTKKYIIPNTISQAWYIGRAVYRARRSKTDMIQAIFDTSPGKLLYTGKIIDVKRDVSRGYTMGYCLLAPLSSDERESTIPSGCADGLEENHYLVIPFQNEFLYAAYTDPEAPEEIAKQEVICTVPDLISILGQDGEAIGSQELRYGLKVNVIAMAAHPLWTTEEGLSIGGPNGFGLDMEWTKLGEYWEPRSVIEEFNRCE, translated from the exons ATGACCAAATATCGCATCGGCGTCGATGTCGGCGGCACAAATACCGACGCTGCAATCATCGATATCCTCGGTATCGACTCTCCCTCGCGCGGTGTTTGCGCTTCCACGAAGACTCCAACGACCTCGGACGTGACGTCTGGTATATATACCGCAATTCAGAAAGTACTGGAGCAGTCCCGTGTCGATAGACAGGATGTTGTTAGTGTCGCGATCGGCACGACGCATTTTGTCAATGCCGTTGTCCAGGCAGACTCGAGTAGACTGAGTAAGGTCGCTGTCGTGAGGCTCTGTGGTCCCTTTACGAGACAGGTGCCGCCTTTTACGGAGTTTCCGTCAGATTTAAAGGGGATTATGGGCGGTCCGGTGTTTTatttggatggtg GCCTTGAAATCGACGGGCGCGAAATCGCACCATTGAATGTAGAACAGATTAAAGCTACCGTGAAGAACATTCAAGACGCAGGCATCAAGATGGTGGCTCTTCTCGGCGTGTTTTCTCCATTGGATCACAATGGGATCCATGAGGAGACCTGTAAGAAGTTGATGCTCGATTTGGATCCCTCGCTATCCATCGTCTGTTCGCATTCTATCGGTCGCATCGGTTTCCTGGAGAGGGAAAACGCGACTATTCTCAATGCATCTATTCTTGCCTTCGCCAGGAAAACGGTGAGAGCGTTCTGTAGCGCAATGGCTAAACTGCAACTGCGTTGTCCGCTGTATCTTACCCAGAATGATGGCACCTTGACTGATGCAGCCACGGCGGCTGAAATGCCCATAAAGACCTTTGCTAGTGGCCCGACGAATAGTATGACTGGCGCTGCGTTTCTTGCTAACTTGGATCGGGGTGGTGGTTCGAAACAATTTGATAGGCAGGTGCTGGTGGTTGATATCGGTGGAACAACTACTGATGTTTGCGCGCTGCTTCCGTCTGGATTTCCACGTCAAGCATCGAACTTCGTGGAGGTTGGAGGCGTGCGGACTGCGTTCTCAATGCCTGAGGTTCTGTCAGTTGGGCTCGGTGGTGGTAGTCGTGTGGTTGTCAATGAACAGACCGGGGTTGTCAGTGTTGGGCCTGAGTCCGTGGGCCATTATCTCACCAGCCGGGCCATGGCCTTTGGTGGGGATGTGATGACTGCAACAGATATCGTTGCAGCATCTGCAAAGGCTGATATAGGGGACCGCAAGATGGTAGAACAAATTCCTGCGCAGGTTGTCACGAAGGCCCGAGAACAGATTCGCAAAATCCTGGAACGTGCTATCGATGGTGTAAAGATCTCCGACCAGCCGGTTGTGCTGCTGCTTGTCGGTGGTGGTTCAGTCATTCATATGGATGCTTTGAACGGTGTCACGGAGTGTATCATGCCGCCGCACCATGATTCTGCGAATGCTGTTGGTGCGGCCATTGCTAAGGTAGCCGGGGAGATAGATGTGATTGAGCTACTAGAGGGCCGAGATGAGAAGCAGGTATTCGAGGCAGCCAAACAACGGGCTATTGATGCAGCTGTTTCCCGTGGAGCTGAGAGAGACGGGGTAAAGATCGCTACAATCGAGAAGATTCCTCTTGCCTATGCTACGAACAAGGCGACACGGCTTGTTATCAAGGCGATTGGGAATCTTGCTCCAGTGGATATTGATAATCAAGCGTCAGAGTCCAATACTTTCCAGGACAATATAAACGACAATcttgaaggaaatgagaaggAACCCAGCAAGAGCAATAAACGGCGTGAGACACCCCATTTCGCTGCGAAACCATCCCTCCAGATCGACTTGGATACATATCAGCCCGACGTCCGCAACAACACATGGTACATATCCCCGGTCGACCTAGAGTTCATGGCGGCCGGCACAGGAGTCCTAGGAACAGGCGGCGGTGGCCCTTCCCGAATACAGTACCTCCACTGCCTCCAGTTTCTCCAAGCTCCGGGATACGCGGGAAACATGCGTGTTGTCAAGCCTGCCAGCTTAAGGGACTCGGATGTCTGCGTCATGGGCTCGTGGTTCGGTGCCCCTAGCGTATCCAGCGAGCGTCTCTCAGCAGGCACAGAACTGGCCCTGGCTATTGAAAGCTGTGCGCAAGTTACCGGCAAGAAGGACTTTCATGCCATTGTCACAGACGAGATTGGAGGCGGGAATGGTTTGTCGGCATTCCCTTCCGGTGTGATGTACGATATTCCGGTGGTAGATGGGGACTTGATGGGGAGAGCATACCCGACGCTGGAGCACT GTACGCCATACGTCTACGGATTCTCCTCCACTCCTTGCGCCGTCGCAGACGGAAGAGGGAATGTATCCATCATCCTG CACGCCGAGAGCAACCGCCGCGCCGAAACAATGGCACGAAGTCAATGCGTCGATCTAGGAAATAGGGTCGCCCTATCAACTGCGCCACTTACGGGCGCCCAAACcaagaaatatatcataCCAAACACCATCTCTCAGGCGTGGTATATCGGGAGAGCTGTGTATCGTGCTCGACGATCAAAGACAGACATGATTCAGGCCATT TTCGATACCTCGCCCGGTAAACTCCTCTATACTGGCAAGATCATCGACGTCAAACGAGATGTGAGCCGCGGTTATACAATGGGCTATTGTCTGCTTGCGCCTCTTAGTAGCGATGAACGGGAGAGTACTATTCCTTCTGGTTGTGCTGATGGTTTGGAAGAGAATCACTACTTGGTTATCCCCTTCCAGAATGAGTTTCTTTATGCCGCTTATACGGATCCTGAGGCTCCGGAGGAGATAGCCAAGCAAGAAGTTATCTGTACTGTCCCTGATTTGATTTCGATACTGGGACAGGATGGCGAGGCGATTGGATCGCAGGAGCTACGATATGGTCTTAAAGTCAATGTGATTGCTATGGCAGCGCATCCGTTGTGGACGACAGAAGAAGGACTGAGTATTGGGGGTCCGAATGGATTTGGATTGGATATGGAGTGGACGAAGTTGGGTGAGTACTGGGAGCCGAGAAGTGTGATTGAGGAATTCAATAGATGTGAGTGA